DNA sequence from the Nerophis lumbriciformis linkage group LG10, RoL_Nlum_v2.1, whole genome shotgun sequence genome:
TaaacagaaaatagaaaataatacTAATGCTAGGAATACTGTACTGACTTTAAGAGCCAGTCTCATCCAGTGGCCATTACTGCAGTATTGATATTTAATTTAgcaatttttatgcttgaaaatgcttaatttaggcccaaaatacatagactactgtttgtttaaattttttttttaaaaacaaaccatAAAAAAATCTGTCATAGATAAAACGTCAAACTTTGAGGTGCGATGTGGCGAGGGAGGACTATGTTGTCATATTTTTTATAAAGTCAGGGAAAGACAAAGGATTTGAGTGGCAGCAATtagtagtttttatttttgttgactTATTTGGTCAAAAAATTGTAAgtcttaaaaataaatattgtgttAAATTTTTACACTGTTGTAGATTTAGTTCATTTAAAAAGGCACAATACTGCACATATTAATGAACATTTGACAtggaaatacagtacaggccaaaagtttggacacaccttctcacttttctttattttcatgactatttacattgtagattgtcactgaaggcatcacaactatgaatgaacacatgtggagttatgtacttaacaaaaaaggtgaaataactgtaaacatgttttatattctagtttcttcaaaatagccagccttagctctgattactttttcacacactcttggcattctctcgatgagcttcaagaggttgtcacctgaaatggttttcacttcacaggtgtgcttgaagctcatcgagagaatgccaagagtgtgcaaagggtggctattttgaagaaactagaatacaaaacatgttttcagttatttcacttttttttgttaagtgttcattcatagttttgatgcctttagtgacaatctacaatgtaaatagtcatgaaaataaagaaaacgcattgaatgaggagaaggtgtgtccaaacctttggcctgtactgtatgtacgaTTATAGTCAATGGCTAATTTCCATCACTAGTGTCTCTGCAAGTTGATGTTAAAATTCAGACACATGTTCAAAGCATAGTACAACGTATTATATTCAAATATTGTTATATTGTCCATGAAAACACTTTTTTgtttgcttaaaggcctactgaaacccactactaccgaccacgcagtctgatagtttatatctcaatgatgaaatcttaacattgtaacacatgccaatacggccgggttagcttactaaagtgcaattttaaatttcgcgcggaatatcctgctgaaaacgtctcggtatgatgacgtcagcgcgtgacgtcacggattgtagaggacattttgggacagcatggtggccagctattaagtcgcctgttttcatcgcaaaattccacagtattctggacatgggtgttggtgaatcttttgcaatttgttcaatgaacaatgaagacagcaaagaagaaagctgtaggtgggaagcggtgtattgcggcaggtgttgtgccggataacgcaccccctgactgttacagccggtgtttcattgtttacattcccggaagatgacagtcaagctttaccattggcctgtggagaactgggacaacagagactcttaccaggaggacttggagttggatacgcagacgcggtaccgtgagtacacatgcagctgcggcttccaaacatttgatcgattgcccgtacgtgcgtgccgctatgtgcatgtcacgtacgtaactttggggactttggggaaatatatgtgctgtatgaactttggggaggtgaacggtactttgggctgtgggattgagtgtgttgtgcaggtgtttgagttgtattggatgggagggggtaggtgtttgttatgcgggattaatttgtggcatattaaatataagcctggttgtgttgtggctaatagagtatatatatgtcttgtgtttatttactgttttagtcattcccagctgaatatcaggtcccacccgcctctcacagcatcttccctatctgaatcgctcccactgccgtctaatccttcactctcactttcctcatccacgaatctttcatcctcgctcaaattaatggggaaatggtcgctttctcggtccgattgctgctggtggccatgattgtaaaaaatgtgcggatgtgaggagctccacaacctgtgacgtcacgctactcgtctgctacttccggtacaggcaaggctttttttatcagcgaccaaaagttgcgaactttatcgtcaatgttctctactaaatcctttcagcaaaaatatggcaatatcgcgaaatgatcaagtatgacacatagaatggaccttctatccccgtttaaataagaaaatcacatttcagtaggcctttaaaatcttTATCTAATCTGATGATAatcatatttcaattaaattcagACATCATTTAAAGATCTTAAATAATTGTAAGtgaatttacattttttattaattattacaatTGGTATTAGTATCGGTATCAGCAATACTGGCCCTGAATTTATCTGGTATCGGATCAATTCAACATTTTTAACAACGCTAATCTTTAAATTAGTTTGGATGAGTGTTTAAAACTCTTTTAAATACATACTTAAAGTACTTTTCCACTTACTTTGGGAGGGCTGCTTCTTATCTTGGGCACCTTAGCGCCGCGGCCTCTATGGATCTGCTCGTGGTCAAACTCCAGATCCTCCAGGCGTTGTGTCAAGGCCAGTTTCTGCTGAATGGCCATGCGGAGGAGAGAGTTCAACGTCTTCTTCTCGTCCTCCGCTGCTGCCAGCTGCCTCTGCATATCATCCAGCTGGGTGACGTACTCGTCGCATCTGCAGAGAGACAGGATGTCCGTGATAGGTCTTGAAATTGAACATTTTAACACCGACGGCCACTGCAGGACTCACCTGGTGGCAAACATGGCCCTGAGAGAAGAGAAGGTGGCGGCGTCTTCTTTGAGAGCCTTTAGCTCGTTCCTCAGCTTCATCATCGTTTCCGTCACCATGGACTTTTCGTTCTCATACTTGCTCTTCAGATTCGCTAGCGCCCCCTCGGCTGTCTGCAATGTGGACAATCACTTTAAATGAGGCCTCTTTCTACGTCAAGTTCATTCCAAATATCTGACTTTGTAAAggcagaattgttttttttatcattaatgtATTGCACAAGTGCACCTAAAATTTGGAGACACGTGTCCCAAGGTATGATATATCAGTGTTTGCCATACATTCATTTACTTGTGGCGGCCCAAAGAAGAACAGAACATTAGCCAATAAAACACTGGCACAGAAACAGAaagatgtgagacaagaacacacctcTTTCTCCTTTTTGTGCGGTCTGAATAGTGAAAAACCGCTAGTACAATTTTCTAATTTTCTAGTAAGTTGGCTACAGATGCAGGTAATAAGATTAATCCATCCCGCCTGTAAATCTcactaaaaaaacattaaaaaaaacgccaacaacacTCTATTTACATGCTGTGACCTGCATCTTAACCAAGCTATACTGACattgttcaagttaaagtaccaatgattgtcacacacacactaggtgtggcgaaattattctctgcatttgacccatcaccatacttgccaaccttgagacctccgatttcgggaggtgggggggtggtgggcgtggtcgggacgggggcgtggttaagggcgggggcgtggttaagaggggaggagtatatttacagctagaattcaccaagtcacgtatttcatacatatatatatatacatacatataaatacatacacatataaatacatacacatatacatacacatatacatatatatatatatatatatatatatatatatatatatatatatatatatatatatatatatctcctgaaagtatgcaaacaaaactgtgtttagataattgatacttcaaacttgcataaataaatcttaaggaatataacataacttggcttctgagagcttaaaaatgtaatgaataaaatgctaaagttgtcgataaacaagcaattattttaataattaaatatggtcattttaaatgaattattatgatcatttaaaattaatgatttcaaatatgtttattttaatgtataattctatggctggatttaataaggagtcagaaaaaatacaaataaaaatacaattaatttttatgtttttagcaaaatatagtaaaaatgtattattattatcattttttaaattaataaatatatttatttttaggtaagacaatttatctctagtctggatgatttagttcttgtcacccctgttgtcataaagaaaaggctgtcctcactcaggtccgcatggagctggagggggcgtggcctccagctccggctgaaaatcgggagatttccgggagagtatttgtcccgggaggttttcgggagaggcgctgaatttcgggagtctcccggaaaattcgggagggttggcaagtatgcccatcacccttgatcaccccctgggaggtgaggggagcgtgAGCATcaccggtggccacgcccgggaatcatttttggtgatttaacccccaattccaacccttgatgctgagtgccaagcagggaggcaatgggtcccatttttatagtctttggtatgactcggtcagggtttgaactcacaaccctaccgatctcagggcggacactctaaccactcggccaccgttattgtaagagctaacacagaggaactactacgAGTTAGCTTGAGCTGCTAATAACGTTGGTTGTGGCCCGCCAAAAAATGTAGGAAAAAGGAGCTGATTTTGCTGTATTGGTTTTGAGTTAGgaaaaatttaaaggggaagcaactttttgggggaattttgcctataatccACAAACCTTAtgggagacaagaacacacaccttTCAATTTTCTATTCTAAATAGCAAAAAACTTCTAGTGAGAGGCAGCTAACAATTCAGGTAATGGGGATACGAtcaattccgcctataaagcactctaaaagaTATCCAAAAACCTCAAACAGCGTTTTACATACATGCTGTCCTAggtgcattgatttcacagaacACATAGCATGTTGCTAAATGTTTAAAATAAGAACACAAAACTGTGACTTACAATatccgctctcactgggatgccgactgatgggatcaTGTGAATGTTTCTTGAGCTGCTAAATTCTGAATAATTCTCACTCCTCAGATACAAAAATGCTTCCTATGAGTCGTCCATTCCATGAAAGCCAAGCTccttctttatttattatttattcacgtTATTAGCAGAGGAGCAGTGTGAGTAAAGCAATGTGTCACtatgccagaaaagtagttcttcTGTTTTATGTGATTATTATTCCTACTGTATTGTTCGCTGCTTCTTGCTAGCAGTTCTTCACGATTTAGAATACACCGAAAAGGGAAATacctgtgttcttgtctcacatagggattatgAATGACGGGCAAAATTccctccaaaaagtgcagttcccctttaattgtagGTTATAAATTCCAactctcacctgtatagtagaaggttgtggcaccaagccgagaagttggtcaactttgaaaatgTATACGCTACAAACTTGATACTATATGGCTCTCAACAAATAGAAGACAGCATAAGTAATGAAACATTTTCTATCTGAGGTTTGAGGATTATCCTGAATTTTGCAGGTCAGGGAGAGCCCATGtgtgaaagatacaaccatcctatTAATCGACATCCCTGTAAGGGGACATTGTTTTATGTTCTTCTTTCAAACGTTCATCAATAGTGCTTTATGATAACGCTCCAAAGCTCTCATGGTGTCTGACAATAGTGGTAGCAAACAGAACGTGTTCTTTTGACATTGATTTCTTGATTGCTACGCATCGTGAAATCAATGACCCCAGGAAAAGAAGTAACATTTgccaaatactgtaaatattacatgtttcatgaatgtacctgttactgcatttcaatgtgttttctttattttcatgactatttacattgtagattgtcacggaaggcatcaaaacgttgacacctgtgaagtgaaaaccctttcaggtgactacctcttgaagctcatcgagagaatgccaagagtgtgcagaacagcaatcagagcaaaggggggctattttgaagaaactagaatataaaacatgttttcagttatttcaccttttttttgttaagtacataactccacatgtgttcattcatagttttgatgccttcagtgacaatctacaatgtaaatagtcatgaaaataaagaacacacattgaataaggtgtgtccaaacttttggcctgtactgtacacacTTAaagcatgtacaaaccctgttttcatatgagttgggaaattgtgttagatgtaaatataaacggaatacaatgatttgcaaatcattttcaacccatattcagttgaatatgctacaaagacaacatatttgatgttcaaactgataaacttttttttccgttgcaaataatcattaactttagaatttgatgccagcaacacgtgacaaagaagttgggaaaggtggcaataaatactgataaagttgaggaatgctcatcaaacacttatttggaacatcccacatgtgaacaggcaaattgggaacaggtgggtgccatgattgggtataaaagtagattccatgaactgctcagtcattcacaaacaaggatagggcgagggtcaccactttgtcaacaaatgtgtgagcaaattgttgaacagtttaagaaaacctttctcaaccagctattgcaaggaatttaaggatttcaccatctacggtccgtaaaatcatcagagggttcaaagaatctggagaaatcactgcacgtaagtagctaagcccgtgaccatcaatccctcaggctgtactgcatcaacaagcgacatcagtgtgtaaaggatatcaccacatgggctcaggaacacttcagaaacccactgtcagtaactacagtttgtcgctacatctgtaagtacaagttaaaactctcctatgcaaggcgaaaaccgtttatcaacaacacccagaaacgccgtcggcttcgctgggcctgagctcatctaagatggactgatacaaagtggaaaagtgttctgtggtctgacgagtccacatttcaaattgtttttggaaactgtggacgtcgtgtcctccagaccaaagaggaaaagaaccatccggattgttacaggcgcaaagttgaaaagccagcatctgtgatggtatggaggtgtattagtgcccaagacatgggtaacttacacatctgtgaaggcgccattaatgctgaaaggtacatacaggttttggagcaacatatgttgccatccaagcaacgttaccatggacgcccctgcttatttcagcaagacaatgccaagccacatgttacatcaacgtggcttcatagtaaaagagtgcgggtactagactggcctgcctgtagtccagacctgtctcccattgaaaatgtgtggcgcattatgaagcctaaaataccacaacggagactcccggactgttgaacaacttaagctgtacatcaagcaagaatgggaaataattccacctgagaaacttaaaaaatgtgtctcctcagttcctaaacgtttactgagtgttgttaaaaggaaaggccatgtaacacagtggtgaacatgccctttcccaactactttggcacgtgttgcagccatgaaattctaagttaattattatttgcaaaaaaaaaaaaaagtttatcagtttgaacatcaaatatcttgtctttgtagtgcattcaattgcatatgggttgaaaaggacttgcaaattattgtattccgtttatatttacatcgaacacaatttcccaactcatatggaaatggggtttgtacatacatacatacatacatacatacatacatacatacatacatacatacatacatacatacatacatacatacatacatacatacatacatacatatatatatatatatatatatatatatatatatatatatatatatatatatatatatatatatatatatatatatatatatatataataatgttggagctttttggatggtttttagagggctttataggcggaataactCGTATGCCTACAACCTGCATTATTACCTgcctcttactagcagtttttcactatttataaCACacggttcttgtctcacataagaattGTGGACGATAGAGACATCTCccaaaaaaagtgctgttcccttTTAAAATCCTGACAACACACCAGAGTAACAGCCTTAAAAAATATTAATGCTACTCCTGAGTTTCAGTGGCTATGACTTTAATATTACTAGTCGGATTTTGCACCTGTTTGTTGGCCTTCAGAACCAGCCTGAGTGTGGCTATCTGCTCCCTCTTGGTGCTGAGCAGGGACTTGAGCTTGAGGAGTTCCTCCATACATGACTCCTTGTCCTTATCAAGTATGGGCGCCAGCTCTCTGGCTGCGGCCCTCTGCCTGGACAGCAGTAGAGAGCGATCGACTGCTCTCTGCAGGTGCTTGATCTGATCCCTGATGATGGCGTTCAGGTTGTAGATGTTCATGGGCTCCTTCCGCAGGTCTCCCCCGGCATCGGACGGCACTGGTGACGGGCAAGGGGACATGCTGGCGAGAATGGCGGCGATGGCGTTGCGGCTGGGGCTGCCGTGGTGAGCCGGCGAGTCCACCGAATTGGCGCTGGCGTCACCGGGGGCGTCTTTGGACGGGGAGTCCGTGGGACTACGGGGAGCCTCGGAGGAGCAGAGCGCCGAGACTGCGGCCAGGCGTCGGGCCAGGCGAGGTGTGAGTAAAGCTCGGGGGTCTTCTGAGCCTTTTAGGCTGCAGTTGCGTGTGACTCGGCTCTGGCGGTAATAGTCGAGCATGACGCGGTTGGGCGTCTCGTTATTGCACAGACACACATGGTGGTAAAGCTGTGCCAGCTCCTCGCTGAAGGTCACCAGCTCGTCCTGCGCCGTGTTCAGCATGGCCTGGCTCTCTGTGGCAGTGCTGCTGGCCACTCGTAGCTCCGCCTCCAGGCTCGCCGCCCTCTCGCGGCCTTCACGACAGCTTCTCTCCAAATGAGTTATCTGAATAACACATTAACTCGGGTTAATTGCCTGCAATAAATGTGTGGCAATCAATTGACCAATAAACCAGATGTTTTCGCAGAGGTATTATAGGGACAAGTGGAGCTCtatcacagtgtttttcaaccttttttgagccaaggcacatttttttctttgaaaaaatgcggaggcacaccaccagcagaaatcattaaaaactgaaactcagcagccgatattgacagtaaaaagtcgttgtcgcaattcttggatatgactttaaacaataaccaagcatgcatcaatatagctcttttctcaaagtaggtgtactgtcaccacctgtcacatcacgccatgacttattttgttttttttgctgttttcctgtgtgtagtgttttagttcttgtcttgcactcctattttggtggctttttctctttttttggtattttcctgtagcagtttaatgtcttcctagaccgctattccccacacctgctttgttttagcaatcaagaatatttcagttgtttttatccttctttgaggggacattgttgattgtcatgtattttgtggacgccgtctttgctccgcagtaagtctttgctgtcgtccagcattctgtttttgtttactttgcagccagttcagttttagtttcgttctgcatagccttccctaagcttcaatgccttttcttagggacactcactttttgtttatttttgctttaagcattagacacctttttacctgcacgctgcctcccgctgtttccgacatctacgaagcaattagctaccggctgccacctgctgatatgcAAGAGTATAActtggtaagtctgccgatctccagacagtacagacactcaacaacggcacattatttgcggattataattacttgtttgccagacatatttttaacccaaataggtgaaattagataatctcccacggcacaccagagtgcatctcgcggcacagtggttgaaaatcactgctctatCTGATCTAATGTTGCTGTTTTCCAAAGAGTTTGTTTCTCTGTGTATTATTTCGCGGAATCTTATGCCCATACCAAGAACCCCATGCACTGGTGATTCAGTCTCAGTCAATGTtctctctaatttttcatgtgtgtgagcaaacgcaaaaacaccctgagcattcagtggaatactgagtctgtctcaaacctgacatacaaATTTCagtgtcatattattataataaagtgacagcagtcattttcatgagattattttctaatacactatactgccaaaagtatttggccacctgcctttactcacatatgaacttgaagtgccattccaaggaattgtccaaaatgttttggtatcctggagcattcaaagttccttttcacTGGAACCAAAGggcaaagcccaactcctgaaaaacaaccctgcaccataattcctcctccaccaaatttcacactcggcaccgcACTCCGGCGTTAAAGAAAAATGTGGTTATACATATGTGTAATTGATCCTTTTAAAGTTGGAAGTGGTGTCAAAAAAGCCTCGAAAACTGTCAGCCGGTAAATCTAGAAAACCAGGGAAGTATTACGAACAAAACTGCGGATctgtagatatttaaaaaagtgttgattagggagtgaaaatgtatcactctggaaagaggcaaaagtgtaaagtaaacatttttattgtatatCCCCAGACTTAAACATCTTAAAAAGGCActattgaccagagagggaggGAAAGCATGGTTAGCAGTTATGGGTGCTAGACTAAAAATTGTCTGTAAGCCAAAATAGCGCTTGAACTGAACCCAAATCCTGAATGAGGTTCTTACGATTGGATTTTTTGTAAAAGCGGAAGTGGAAGACTGGATGGGATAGTGAACCAGAGCCCTAAGAGATACTGGTTTGGTTGAGTTTGCCTCCATAACCAGCCATAACGGAGAGGGTTTCAAATGCTTCAATATTGCAGCTAATATTTAAGAATTCTAATGTTGTTGGCCCGGTAGTAAAATCTATAGTTTGGCAGTGCTAAGCCTCAGGATGATTTGGGTCTGTAAATATTGTTTACGTAACctgtcagcagtgttgggttagttactgaaaaccagtaactagttagttactagttactttatttcaaaagtaactcagttactaactcagttacttacaccaaaaagtaatgcgttactgtgaaaagtaactatttagttacttcccccccccccccccccctttttttaaggctcccattaatgcccttttagccttcatttcagtagtgTTATTGCACTggcgaataatacaatctgttgatcaacttgacatgcatttgcatcactgaactcagaaagcaatgtggtctacatacaacacacaaagacaaagataggtttcaaagggccaatttatttcgggccagaacaaattgacaaaactattttaaatagctgcaatataatggcactttaactttaactttaagtagataggatctttgatccaagacacaacttatatttaactaaaatgttattttctttgtgctcgacaaaagaaaagtattgagaatgtctccatgttaagaaactcgacttctggcttcactatgatgtcttgttagttgttatgagagtagcgtatgcgtgtgtgtgtggccctttaagatatgaaagcatgtgaggtgagtgacgtaagtgagtgagtgggcgagagaggtgagagaccggcgacagtgagtgcgtgcaggtgctctagcttggtggatggctgcgtccaataaagtcaaagttgcaacaaaccgccggcctcgtcatacACCCTCagttgtaaagacccacttccggataaagtgaaggttgttagccccgaagtacataggccttggaggaacgtctcccctgcgcccctcaactacggtctggaagccccccgcccccacccacacaaagcacgcctcttctctgcacgcctcttcttttcctttgtgacacagaaggaagacaccgcagcgctgcaataaaacacactcagatcttctgtttctagccgatactacataaaaaataacgtaaaataacgcagtaacgcatcatgtagtaactgtaactgagttactgaatatgaaaaataaacgttagattactagttaccgccaaaactaacggcgttacagtaacgcgttactttgtaacgcattagtcccaacactgcctgtCAGTTAGTCTTTTATTTCCAAATAAAGTCTAAAATCTGATTTACGAAAGAAGGACTGTAATTGTGTGAAAGCATTCCCACAATTACAGGCATACAGTTTGTGGTATTGTACTTACTTActtgtcaaagcatcttcctgCTGGAAATGTTGAGTGAACTGACTTGAGGGACAGCACCCTCTACTGGATTCATAGCTTCTGATCCAAAGCATTCTTTTTAACCCTGCCGATAGCGCCATCAAACCACTTTCTATGTAGATTACCATACAAATAGTACATGAGAGTTACTACTGTTCTGTTGTACTGTGCTAGTTTCCCTGGCTGTTCAATCAGTCCCCCCCATGTTTATTTGCGTCAACAAACCTGTTCGCTCAGTGCTTGAAATCTGTCGTCACAGTGAGCGTCTCCTTGCCCTTCCACAGCCTGGTTGTACGTCTCCTTCAGGGCCTTGAGCTCTGCTTTCAGGTCGATCACCTCAGTCACGGCCACCTTGTACTTACACTCCAGGACCTCAAAGCCGTGTACGGCCACGTCATGATGACCATTAACTTGTGGCGACAGCGAGCCCCCCGCAGGTTTCTCACTCTCCTGGGAGTCATCCAGCTCTATGCCGCCGGTGAGAAGCTTCATGGCGTTGGTGCGCTCTGTGAGGCGATGGACGCGCTCACTCTGCTCAGTCAGGGCCCCTTGTGTGTGCTGTAGCTGGGTCTGCGACTCTTGCAGGTTCATGATCAGAGCTGCTTTCTCACGCTCCACCTGCAGTAAATAACAGGCAAACTCTCTCAATACctggttttcaaactttttgcATTTATTATTCATGCTTAGCCACAAAAGTACATCAACACTGGGAAACCTGAATGgcaaacataacataaataatcAACCTACATCCCAGGcataggcaattattttgactcggggcg
Encoded proteins:
- the bicd1a gene encoding protein bicaudal D homolog 1 isoform X2; translated protein: MAAGAGCGESVDQYRAEVERLAQELSEANREKIRAAECGLVVLEENQELKVKCAELESEQEALRKELEQLQEAFGQAYSNQRKVAEDGESNEETLLQESASKEAYYTARMLELQTELTLSRSVASNAQSESERLNVLGQELRESNDMLELQRSRMREEIKEYKFRETRLLQDYTELEEENITLQKLVSTLKQSQVEYEGLKHEIKVLEEETVLLNSQLEDALRLKEISAGQLEEALDALKNEREHKNNLRKELSHHLSLSDSVYGAGAHIALTVTGVEGLKFPEEANGSGGANGSTNGPIPTANGNNEDCNRHNGHLHKGAVLTKLNGDYRPGRKSEGLLPVPDLFSELNLSEMQKLKQQLIQVEREKAALIMNLQESQTQLQHTQGALTEQSERVHRLTERTNAMKLLTGGIELDDSQESEKPAGGSLSPQVNGHHDVAVHGFEVLECKYKVAVTEVIDLKAELKALKETYNQAVEGQGDAHCDDRFQALSEQITHLERSCREGRERAASLEAELRVASSTATESQAMLNTAQDELVTFSEELAQLYHHVCLCNNETPNRVMLDYYRQSRVTRNCSLKGSEDPRALLTPRLARRLAAVSALCSSEAPRSPTDSPSKDAPGDASANSVDSPAHHGSPSRNAIAAILASMSPCPSPVPSDAGGDLRKEPMNIYNLNAIIRDQIKHLQRAVDRSLLLSRQRAAARELAPILDKDKESCMEELLKLKSLLSTKREQIATLRLVLKANKQTAEGALANLKSKYENEKSMVTETMMKLRNELKALKEDAATFSSLRAMFATRCDEYVTQLDDMQRQLAAAEDEKKTLNSLLRMAIQQKLALTQRLEDLEFDHEQIHRGRGAKVPKIRSSPPKIVSSLLPQYRHSTHN